The following are encoded together in the Planctomycetia bacterium genome:
- a CDS encoding pyruvate, phosphate dikinase: MSQYVYFFGNGKADGKADMKNLLGGKGANLAEMTLIGLPVPAGFTLSTDVCTYFYANGKKYPAELKAQVEEALKKVESTMGAKFGDATNPLLLACRSGGRDSMPGMMDTVLNIGLNDTTVQALAKQSGNERFALDSYRRLLLMFGEVVMGLKGHKDEPFHHILDKAKEKQGVTLDNELSVESLKQIIVDYKAAIKKYTGKDFPTDPYEQIWQAIGAVFGSWMNDRACVYRRQYGIPDEWGTACNVMAMVFGNLGDDCATGVALTRDGALGTPGICGDYLINAQGEDVVNGSRPTKRIEETLGKDMPEAYKELVAVGQKLEKHYKNMQDIEFTISRNKLYMLQTRNAKRTGFAAVRVATDLVEEGLISKEEAISSKFIPAGDLSQLLQPLFNVEAKKAASKAGKLLTKGIPAGPGAATGKIVCTPQRAEAMKNANPNINLILVRKETTPEDLRGMKAALGILTAVGGVSSHAALVSRQMGKVCIVGAGELNIDNDKGTVTVKGQTFKEGDDISIDGFTGEVFAGSIATSPSEVVQVLIKKELAPDKSDVYRRFKMVMDWASQHGKLKVRTNADLPDQAAEAIAFGAEGIGLCRTEHMFFDHITEMREMIMAEDTPARVKALDKMLPFQRKDFIGLFKAMAGKPVTIRLLDPPLHEFLPHGPSEQNELSNKLGISKDQIMRRVSELHEANPMLGHRGCRLGIVYPEITAMQARAIFEAAVAVKKEGIEVFPEVMIPLVGFQKEYTNQEKIVRDTAAKVFEETKTKVDYLVGTMIELPRACVVADQIATNAEFFSFGTNDLTQTTLGVSRDDYGPFISPYTDPKKADILAADPFATIDQDGVGSLMQMGVEKGRGVRKNLKIGICGEHGGDPDSVKFCHKIGLDYVSCSPFRVPIARLAAAQAALGK, translated from the coding sequence ATGTCCCAGTATGTGTATTTCTTTGGCAATGGTAAAGCGGACGGCAAAGCTGACATGAAAAATCTGCTCGGCGGCAAGGGGGCCAACCTCGCCGAGATGACCTTGATTGGCTTGCCCGTACCTGCTGGCTTCACACTCAGCACCGATGTCTGCACCTATTTCTACGCAAATGGCAAAAAGTACCCTGCGGAACTCAAAGCCCAGGTGGAAGAAGCACTGAAAAAAGTCGAATCGACCATGGGTGCCAAGTTTGGCGATGCCACCAACCCGCTTCTGCTTGCTTGCCGCTCTGGTGGCCGCGATTCGATGCCGGGCATGATGGATACCGTTCTCAATATCGGCCTCAATGATACCACGGTACAGGCACTCGCCAAGCAGTCGGGCAACGAACGTTTTGCCCTCGACAGTTATCGCCGCCTTCTCTTGATGTTCGGCGAAGTGGTGATGGGTCTGAAGGGCCACAAAGACGAACCCTTTCACCACATCCTGGATAAGGCCAAGGAGAAGCAAGGCGTCACGCTTGATAACGAACTCAGCGTCGAATCGCTCAAGCAGATCATTGTCGATTACAAGGCAGCCATCAAGAAATACACCGGGAAGGACTTCCCGACCGATCCGTACGAACAGATCTGGCAGGCGATCGGGGCCGTGTTCGGTTCATGGATGAATGACCGGGCCTGTGTCTATCGCCGGCAGTACGGCATCCCCGATGAATGGGGCACGGCTTGTAATGTCATGGCCATGGTCTTCGGCAACCTGGGCGATGACTGTGCTACTGGCGTGGCCCTCACCCGCGATGGCGCGCTCGGCACCCCTGGCATCTGTGGCGATTACCTGATCAACGCCCAGGGTGAAGATGTGGTCAACGGTTCGCGACCCACCAAGCGTATCGAAGAAACGCTCGGCAAGGATATGCCGGAAGCCTACAAGGAACTGGTTGCTGTCGGGCAGAAACTCGAGAAACATTACAAGAACATGCAGGACATCGAGTTCACGATCTCACGCAATAAGCTCTACATGCTGCAGACCCGTAACGCCAAACGTACTGGGTTCGCTGCTGTCCGTGTCGCCACCGACCTCGTCGAGGAAGGACTGATCAGCAAGGAAGAAGCGATCTCGTCGAAGTTCATCCCGGCGGGTGATCTGAGCCAACTCCTTCAGCCGCTATTCAATGTGGAAGCGAAGAAGGCAGCCAGCAAAGCGGGCAAGCTGCTTACCAAGGGTATCCCCGCTGGGCCCGGTGCCGCGACGGGAAAGATCGTCTGCACGCCCCAACGGGCCGAGGCGATGAAGAACGCCAACCCGAACATCAACCTCATCCTCGTTCGCAAGGAAACCACCCCGGAAGATCTTCGCGGCATGAAGGCTGCTCTCGGCATCCTCACTGCCGTGGGTGGCGTGAGCAGCCACGCGGCACTCGTCTCCCGGCAGATGGGCAAGGTGTGTATCGTCGGTGCGGGTGAACTAAACATTGATAACGACAAGGGCACGGTGACAGTCAAGGGCCAGACCTTCAAGGAAGGGGATGACATCAGCATTGATGGCTTCACAGGCGAAGTGTTCGCGGGTTCCATCGCCACCAGCCCCAGCGAAGTGGTGCAGGTGTTGATCAAGAAGGAACTGGCCCCCGATAAGTCAGATGTTTATCGCCGCTTCAAGATGGTGATGGACTGGGCCAGCCAGCATGGCAAGCTGAAGGTTCGCACCAATGCCGATCTGCCCGATCAGGCAGCCGAGGCGATAGCGTTCGGTGCGGAAGGCATTGGTCTTTGTCGTACCGAGCACATGTTCTTTGATCACATCACCGAAATGCGTGAAATGATCATGGCCGAGGACACCCCGGCACGCGTGAAGGCACTCGACAAGATGCTGCCCTTCCAGCGGAAAGACTTCATCGGCCTGTTCAAAGCGATGGCGGGCAAGCCGGTGACCATCCGCCTGCTCGATCCGCCGCTGCACGAGTTCCTGCCTCACGGGCCGAGCGAGCAGAACGAACTCTCCAACAAACTGGGGATTTCGAAAGACCAGATCATGCGCCGCGTAAGCGAACTGCATGAAGCCAACCCGATGCTCGGTCATCGTGGATGCCGACTCGGCATCGTCTACCCAGAAATCACCGCGATGCAGGCCCGGGCCATCTTTGAAGCTGCCGTCGCAGTGAAGAAGGAAGGCATCGAAGTCTTCCCCGAAGTGATGATTCCCCTCGTTGGCTTCCAGAAGGAATACACCAATCAGGAAAAGATAGTCCGCGACACCGCCGCGAAAGTCTTCGAAGAGACCAAGACCAAGGTCGATTACCTCGTTGGCACCATGATCGAACTGCCTCGGGCCTGCGTGGTGGCTGATCAGATTGCCACGAACGCTGAGTTCTTCAGCTTCGGTACCAACGATCTAACGCAGACGACGCTGGGCGTCAGCCGCGATGACTATGGCCCGTTCATCAGTCCCTACACTGATCCAAAGAAGGCTGACATTCTCGCCGCTGACCCGTTCGCCACGATTGATCAGGATGGTGTAGGTTCACTGATGCAGATGGGTGTGGAGAAGGGACGAGGTGTAAGGAAGAATCTCAAGATCGGCATCTGTGGTGAACACGGCGGCGACCCCGATTCCGTGAAGTTCTGCCACAAGATCGGCCTCGATTATGTAAGCTGCTCTCCATTCCGGGTACCGATTGCAAGGCTGGCCGCAGCGCAGGCGGCGCTGGGGAAATGA
- a CDS encoding 3-deoxy-7-phosphoheptulonate synthase, which yields MRQQDHSEKTSKTDDLRIKSVVPLPPPEHLIRFFPIAGTPVEKLVSSTRQAIHQILHGKDDRLLVVIGPCSIHDPRAAMEYAQRLLQQRKHFADTLEVVMRVYFEKPRTTVGWKGLINDPYLDESFRIHEGLRIARHLLLEINQTGVPAAVEFLDTIIPQYISDLISWGAIGARTTESQVHRELASGLSAPIGFKNGTDGSLRIAIDAIQAAQRPHHFLSVHKNGQVAIVETIGNRDCHVILRGGQFPNYDSESVAQACKVLTAAKLNARLMIDCSHANSGKQHQKQLEVAADLARQIGAGDLHIAGAMIESHLCAGAQKFLAGQQDPNKLEYGKSITDPCLGWDDSITLLDMLSEAVKQRRKKH from the coding sequence ATACGTCAACAAGATCATTCTGAAAAAACCAGCAAAACAGACGACTTGCGCATCAAGAGCGTCGTCCCGCTACCGCCGCCAGAGCATCTGATCCGCTTTTTTCCCATTGCTGGCACGCCTGTCGAAAAGCTGGTCAGTTCCACCAGGCAAGCTATCCATCAGATATTACACGGCAAGGACGACAGGCTGTTGGTAGTCATCGGCCCCTGCTCTATTCACGATCCGCGAGCTGCGATGGAGTACGCCCAGCGCTTACTTCAGCAGCGTAAACACTTTGCAGACACCCTCGAAGTGGTCATGCGGGTTTACTTCGAAAAACCACGTACGACCGTCGGGTGGAAGGGGTTGATTAACGATCCTTATCTTGATGAGAGTTTCCGCATACATGAAGGGCTACGCATCGCCCGTCATCTGCTCTTGGAAATCAATCAGACGGGTGTTCCCGCTGCTGTGGAGTTTCTCGATACCATTATTCCACAGTACATCAGCGACCTCATCAGCTGGGGTGCCATTGGCGCAAGAACCACGGAAAGCCAGGTGCATCGCGAACTGGCATCCGGTTTATCCGCACCGATCGGTTTCAAGAATGGTACCGATGGCAGCTTGCGTATTGCCATCGATGCCATCCAGGCAGCACAAAGGCCACACCATTTTCTCAGCGTTCACAAGAATGGGCAAGTGGCTATTGTGGAAACCATTGGCAACCGCGATTGTCATGTCATCCTGCGAGGCGGACAATTTCCCAACTACGATTCCGAAAGCGTGGCACAGGCATGCAAAGTACTGACTGCAGCCAAACTCAATGCACGATTAATGATCGACTGCAGTCATGCCAACTCAGGCAAGCAGCATCAAAAGCAACTTGAAGTTGCTGCAGATCTTGCCAGGCAGATTGGTGCAGGCGATCTGCATATCGCAGGTGCCATGATAGAAAGCCACCTGTGTGCTGGTGCTCAAAAATTCCTGGCTGGTCAGCAGGATCCCAACAAACTGGAATATGGAAAAAGCATCACCGATCCCTGCCTGGGTTGGGACGATTCCATTACGTTGTTAGATATGCTCAGTGAAGCTGTCAAACAACGCAGAAAGAAACATTAA
- a CDS encoding ABC transporter permease: protein MRWAIVRTLLAKEVLRFRYNWGLLLMVGAVLALSALVSLGDRMGEIPGQSGRIIKIAIIAYDQTNPVETRWAEALLNQRPQWFTEKNRIPFFKYHDSAWRFQRGLVYPDDYLMINLFANREPSNAPWKVTYDYQAPSRHEAMYYRLWVNQVTENIRGRKLVQEVLPRFNAEEQSATEDRLPKIVTALVIFAFYLLSFNLYITSTAEEREKKSLLALMLTPARPLEIIGAKVIFYSLGSLLVAAGVLALFDPSLLTLPLLWTTIFSGSVSYISIGTVVLCLVKRQSTINTVSMMYLLVTALIMAVSVFLIPFMILRFLMIENYLFHQLEMIIGRKPNTVAYIYQPIMLGLTAGWFCLAVFIFSRLGMSIATGRK from the coding sequence ATGCGATGGGCCATCGTTAGAACATTGTTAGCGAAAGAAGTTCTGCGGTTCCGCTATAACTGGGGCCTGCTGCTGATGGTTGGTGCCGTACTGGCATTGTCCGCCCTGGTTTCGCTCGGCGATCGCATGGGGGAAATCCCGGGGCAATCAGGGCGGATCATCAAGATTGCCATCATTGCTTACGATCAGACCAATCCTGTTGAAACCCGCTGGGCGGAAGCACTGTTGAATCAGCGACCTCAGTGGTTTACCGAGAAGAACCGCATTCCGTTTTTCAAGTACCACGATAGTGCGTGGCGATTTCAGCGAGGGCTTGTTTACCCCGATGATTACCTCATGATCAATCTTTTTGCCAATCGTGAACCGAGCAACGCGCCCTGGAAGGTAACGTATGATTACCAGGCACCTTCGCGACATGAAGCCATGTATTATCGGCTGTGGGTGAACCAGGTGACAGAGAATATTCGGGGACGCAAGCTGGTGCAGGAAGTGCTTCCCCGATTCAATGCAGAAGAACAGTCTGCTACCGAAGATCGCCTGCCGAAGATTGTCACGGCACTGGTGATCTTTGCTTTCTATCTGCTGTCGTTCAATCTCTACATCACTTCAACCGCGGAAGAACGGGAAAAGAAATCCCTGCTGGCCTTGATGCTAACCCCAGCCAGACCACTGGAAATTATCGGCGCTAAAGTGATCTTTTACTCGCTTGGCAGTCTGCTGGTTGCCGCGGGTGTCCTAGCATTGTTTGATCCATCCCTGCTTACCTTGCCTTTGCTCTGGACGACCATTTTCTCGGGTTCCGTGAGTTATATCAGCATCGGAACCGTCGTTCTCTGCCTGGTGAAACGCCAATCGACTATCAATACCGTCTCCATGATGTATCTGCTGGTGACCGCACTCATCATGGCAGTATCAGTATTCCTGATACCGTTCATGATCCTGCGGTTTCTGATGATTGAAAACTATCTCTTCCACCAGTTGGAAATGATCATCGGACGCAAGCCGAACACGGTGGCTTACATCTACCAGCCTATCATGCTGGGCTTAACGGCAGGCTGGTTCTGCCTGGCTGTGTTCATTTTCTCGCGTCTGGGAATGTCGATTGCCACCGGTAGAAAATAA
- a CDS encoding TIGR03067 domain-containing protein translates to MPRAIWGSSLVLLLASVLIADDKDDAAKKEQEKFQGEWKLVQSDEITLKIKGAEYEFNGGGQSEKGKFKFNPSTSPAEIDVEITEGTDAGKKQVGIYELKGDKVKFCFALAGDAKRPKKFEAAEDGSIILFEFEKVKK, encoded by the coding sequence ATGCCGAGAGCAATCTGGGGCAGTTCATTGGTTTTATTACTGGCCAGTGTATTAATTGCAGACGACAAGGATGACGCAGCAAAGAAGGAACAGGAAAAATTCCAGGGCGAATGGAAGCTGGTGCAGTCCGACGAGATTACTTTGAAGATCAAAGGAGCTGAGTATGAGTTCAATGGAGGCGGTCAGTCGGAAAAAGGCAAGTTCAAGTTTAATCCCTCCACTTCACCTGCAGAAATCGATGTTGAAATCACTGAAGGAACCGATGCAGGCAAAAAACAGGTTGGAATTTACGAATTGAAAGGTGACAAGGTTAAGTTCTGTTTTGCCCTAGCCGGCGATGCCAAGCGACCTAAGAAATTTGAAGCTGCTGAAGATGGGTCGATTATCCTCTTTGAATTTGAGAAGGTGAAAAAATAA
- a CDS encoding DUF937 domain-containing protein yields the protein MNIIEMIKNNMSSGMLNQLSSLIGASPEQTKAAAGAAVPSILAGMSKLSESRDGADRLSEILNNLDPSIIGNLDGMFTGDKAEKVQQQGGGMLEKLLGGGLLAGLVSAIGKFTGSGSGVIQKLLAFLAPLIMGTISKSLGGKTSAQGLTQFFSEQKNNITNAMPAGFSLGNIPGLGSVTAAAERTVEGVKQGVSAMTWLLPVLLVGLGIALWFYLREPEPVKMPANPDLTKKLGDQVGQMTDSINNLFKTATTSLEEIKDAATAEAAIPKLKELSNNAEDMKKLFGLLPDAGKATIKTLLSTGIEKLKALVDKVLAIPGVGEKLKPVVDGLMAKLTAVTG from the coding sequence ATGAACATTATTGAAATGATCAAGAACAACATGTCGAGCGGAATGCTCAATCAGCTGAGTTCACTGATCGGAGCTAGCCCGGAGCAAACCAAGGCTGCAGCTGGCGCTGCGGTTCCCTCCATCCTGGCTGGCATGTCCAAGCTGTCGGAATCTCGCGATGGTGCCGATCGGTTGTCAGAAATTCTGAACAACCTTGATCCCAGTATCATAGGCAACCTCGATGGTATGTTTACCGGAGACAAGGCCGAGAAAGTACAGCAGCAAGGCGGTGGCATGCTGGAAAAACTGCTCGGCGGTGGCCTGCTGGCTGGGCTGGTGTCTGCCATTGGTAAATTTACCGGCTCTGGCAGCGGCGTGATTCAGAAACTACTAGCGTTCCTGGCGCCGTTAATAATGGGCACCATCTCCAAATCACTCGGAGGCAAGACCTCGGCACAAGGGCTGACTCAGTTCTTCAGTGAACAGAAAAACAACATCACCAATGCCATGCCTGCCGGCTTTTCGCTGGGCAACATACCCGGCTTGGGAAGTGTCACTGCAGCCGCCGAGCGAACGGTAGAGGGTGTCAAGCAGGGCGTCAGTGCCATGACCTGGCTCTTACCTGTACTTCTCGTCGGCCTGGGCATTGCCTTATGGTTTTATCTTCGTGAACCAGAACCTGTCAAAATGCCTGCCAACCCGGATTTGACGAAAAAGCTTGGCGACCAGGTCGGACAAATGACCGATTCCATCAATAACCTGTTCAAAACAGCAACTACCTCATTGGAAGAAATAAAAGATGCAGCAACTGCAGAAGCTGCCATTCCAAAACTGAAGGAATTGTCCAATAACGCGGAGGATATGAAAAAGCTCTTCGGATTGTTACCAGATGCTGGCAAAGCAACCATTAAAACATTGCTGAGCACCGGTATAGAAAAACTCAAAGCCCTGGTAGACAAAGTCCTGGCGATTCCTGGTGTAGGTGAAAAACTGAAACCGGTGGTTGACGGCTTGATGGCAAAGTTAACAGCGGTAACCGGTTAG
- a CDS encoding ABC transporter ATP-binding protein encodes MTTLHFVGFYQFVNYDQNIWIQEHRPVPPSIDIQNLVIRYGKFVAVDQLSFQVNTGEIFGLLGPNGAGKTTTFLCLTRQVPIHSGSIQLLGLNLQTQFDAIKPRFGYVPDTDNHFDEFTAFQNLKLFADLYQVNHDRIDHCLELVELIRAKYLPVRTFSKGMKKKLLIARELLHEPELLLLDEPTANLDVHSTELIRKLILDLAKRGTTILITTHNMGEVEQICDRVAIINHGRLINLDTPTAFKVRHTERIVDVVLERGNTHERLAVKLDDEEARQDLARILNSEVPVTLHTREFNFYQAFLKLTGEEYN; translated from the coding sequence TTGACCACGTTACATTTTGTTGGGTTTTACCAGTTTGTGAACTATGATCAGAATATCTGGATTCAGGAACATCGCCCGGTGCCTCCCAGCATTGATATTCAAAACCTTGTCATTCGCTACGGCAAGTTTGTTGCTGTAGATCAACTCAGTTTCCAGGTCAACACCGGCGAAATCTTTGGCCTGCTGGGGCCTAACGGTGCAGGCAAAACCACTACCTTTTTATGTCTGACCCGCCAAGTACCTATCCATTCAGGTTCCATTCAGCTTCTCGGGCTCAATCTCCAGACGCAGTTCGATGCTATTAAGCCTCGTTTCGGCTATGTGCCCGATACCGATAACCACTTCGATGAATTCACTGCCTTCCAGAATCTCAAGTTATTTGCCGACCTGTATCAGGTAAATCATGACCGGATAGATCATTGTCTTGAGCTGGTAGAGTTGATTCGAGCCAAGTATCTTCCCGTGCGCACCTTTTCCAAAGGCATGAAAAAGAAGCTTCTCATTGCCAGAGAATTACTGCACGAACCTGAACTTCTACTGCTCGATGAGCCTACTGCTAACCTCGATGTACACTCCACCGAATTGATCCGCAAACTGATACTTGATCTGGCAAAACGAGGCACCACCATCCTCATTACCACCCACAACATGGGGGAGGTTGAACAGATTTGTGATCGCGTCGCCATCATCAATCATGGGCGACTGATCAACCTTGATACTCCCACTGCATTCAAGGTAAGACATACCGAACGCATCGTGGATGTGGTGCTCGAGCGAGGCAACACCCATGAACGTCTGGCCGTCAAACTGGATGATGAAGAAGCCCGGCAGGATCTTGCACGTATTCTGAACTCGGAAGTGCCAGTAACGCTGCACACTCGCGAATTCAACTTCTATCAGGCTTTTCTCAAGCTGACAGGAGAAGAATACAACTAA